Proteins encoded in a region of the Methylobacterium radiotolerans JCM 2831 genome:
- a CDS encoding ferritin-like domain-containing protein, translating to MAKQKTLQDAFYETLKDVYYAEKQSVKALKKSAKAAEHDELRQAFETHAEESAQQVERLTQVFEIIGKPARAKTCEAMQGIVSEMEEDLDDFADSPAADAVLAACAQAVEHYEIARYGTLKTWAAQLGYADAAELLDETLQEEKRTDALLSKIAASINAAGEPGGAEPDAEPSRGRGKKAA from the coding sequence ATGGCCAAGCAGAAGACGCTGCAGGACGCTTTCTACGAGACCCTGAAGGACGTCTACTACGCCGAGAAGCAGTCGGTGAAGGCGCTCAAGAAATCCGCCAAGGCGGCGGAGCACGACGAGCTGCGCCAGGCCTTCGAGACCCACGCCGAGGAGAGCGCCCAGCAGGTGGAGCGCCTGACGCAGGTCTTCGAGATCATCGGCAAGCCGGCCCGGGCCAAGACCTGCGAGGCGATGCAGGGCATCGTCTCGGAGATGGAGGAGGATCTCGACGATTTCGCCGACAGCCCGGCCGCCGACGCGGTGCTGGCCGCCTGCGCCCAGGCGGTGGAGCACTACGAGATCGCCCGCTACGGCACCCTGAAGACCTGGGCGGCCCAGCTCGGCTACGCGGACGCCGCCGAGCTCCTGGACGAGACCCTGCAGGAGGAGAAGCGGACCGACGCGCTGCTCTCGAAGATCGCCGCGTCGATCAACGCCGCGGGCGAGCCCGGCGGGGCGGAGCCGGATGCCGAGCCGTCGAGGGGCAGGGGGAAGAAGGCCGCCTGA
- a CDS encoding DoxX family protein — translation MRYGLAAIYLFIGAVHLVATDAMLPLMPDWVPQPRLVILATGLCEIAGAIGLLTGRFRRAAAIGLALYAVCVYPANLKHAFDHVHVDGIPDSWWYHGPRLAFQPVFVWAALWAGGLIDWPFGGGRGSGQGAAGTSRDPARPPAAPGPDAPATIREP, via the coding sequence CTGCGCTACGGGCTCGCGGCGATCTACCTGTTCATCGGCGCGGTCCACCTCGTGGCGACCGACGCGATGCTGCCGCTGATGCCCGACTGGGTGCCGCAGCCGCGACTCGTCATCCTGGCGACCGGCCTGTGCGAGATCGCCGGGGCGATCGGCCTCCTGACGGGCCGGTTCCGCCGGGCGGCCGCGATCGGCCTCGCCCTCTACGCGGTCTGCGTCTACCCGGCGAACCTCAAGCACGCCTTCGACCACGTCCACGTCGACGGCATCCCGGATTCCTGGTGGTATCACGGGCCGCGCCTCGCCTTTCAGCCGGTCTTCGTCTGGGCGGCGCTCTGGGCCGGCGGCCTGATCGACTGGCCGTTCGGCGGGGGCCGCGGATCCGGACAGGGCGCGGCCGGGACCTCCCGCGATCCGGCGCGGCCGCCGGCGGCTCCGGGACCGGACGCGCCGGCAACCATCCGGGAACCTTGA
- a CDS encoding aminotransferase class IV, with amino-acid sequence MLWRDGALLPGTTAPLDHTDRGLTLGDGLFDTALALGGRVAFEDAHIARLVASADTLGIPADAERIRGAMRALAGQGERLAIRTTLTRGSGPRGLKPPDAPNPTLFATAAVSTRAASFAPLRLWPTAIARNDTSPASRLKTLGYGDAVLAAREAAAAGCDEALFRNTRGRVACAGTGNLFALLGTTLVTPPLGDGVLAGIVRAEVLGLAAGCGLRAEERSLGLPDLLGAEAVFLTNSLRLLAPVTAIGDTALASDGHPAVGRLKAALRARAAQSCGVTEDAVA; translated from the coding sequence ATGCTGTGGCGTGACGGGGCGCTTCTCCCCGGGACGACCGCGCCGCTGGACCACACCGACCGCGGCCTGACGCTCGGCGACGGCCTGTTCGACACCGCGCTGGCGCTCGGCGGCCGCGTGGCCTTCGAGGACGCCCACATCGCCCGGCTCGTGGCCTCCGCCGACACGCTCGGGATCCCGGCCGACGCCGAGCGCATCCGTGGGGCCATGCGGGCGCTGGCCGGGCAGGGGGAGCGGCTCGCGATCCGCACCACCCTCACCCGCGGCTCCGGCCCGCGGGGACTGAAGCCGCCGGACGCCCCGAACCCGACGCTCTTCGCCACCGCGGCCGTGAGCACCAGGGCCGCGTCCTTCGCGCCCCTGCGCCTCTGGCCGACCGCCATCGCCCGCAACGACACCTCCCCCGCCAGCCGCCTGAAGACGCTGGGCTATGGCGACGCGGTGCTGGCCGCCCGGGAGGCCGCCGCCGCGGGCTGCGACGAGGCGCTGTTCCGCAACACGCGGGGGCGCGTCGCCTGCGCGGGCACCGGCAACCTGTTCGCCCTGCTCGGCACCACCCTGGTCACGCCGCCGCTCGGAGACGGCGTGCTCGCCGGCATCGTGCGGGCGGAGGTGCTGGGCCTCGCCGCCGGATGCGGGCTGCGGGCCGAGGAACGGTCGCTCGGCCTGCCCGATCTCCTCGGCGCGGAGGCCGTGTTCCTGACCAATTCCCTGCGGCTCCTGGCCCCCGTGACCGCCATCGGCGACACCGCCCTGGCCAGTGACGGCCACCCGGCGGTGGGCCGCCTCAAGGCGGCCTTGCGCGCCCGCGCCGCCCAATCCTGCGGCGTCACGGAGGACGCTGTCGCGTGA
- a CDS encoding anthranilate synthase component II: MILVLDNYDSFVFNVVRYLEELGETVRVVRNDALDVPGIRALEPEALVVSPGPCTPAEAGISLPAIRELSGAVPILGVCLGHQAIGAAFGGTVARAQRPLHGQMTPIDHAGQRLFAGLPAPMPVGRYHSLVVTPGPDMARHLSVDAVSQEGEVMALSHRTHPTYGIQFHPESVLTEGGHALFANFLGLARAWRQRPEGRRDAVA, from the coding sequence ATGATCCTCGTCCTCGACAATTACGACTCGTTCGTCTTCAACGTCGTCCGCTACCTGGAGGAGCTCGGCGAGACGGTCCGGGTCGTGCGCAACGACGCGCTGGACGTCCCCGGCATCCGGGCGCTCGAACCGGAGGCCCTGGTGGTCTCGCCCGGGCCCTGCACCCCCGCGGAGGCCGGGATCTCCCTGCCGGCGATCCGGGAGCTGTCGGGCGCGGTGCCGATCCTCGGCGTCTGCCTCGGCCACCAGGCGATCGGCGCGGCCTTCGGCGGCACGGTCGCGCGGGCGCAGCGGCCCCTGCACGGGCAGATGACGCCGATCGACCACGCGGGCCAGCGCCTGTTCGCCGGGCTGCCGGCGCCGATGCCGGTGGGACGCTACCACTCGCTGGTGGTCACCCCCGGCCCCGACATGGCGCGGCACCTCTCGGTCGACGCCGTCTCGCAGGAGGGGGAGGTGATGGCGCTGTCGCACCGGACCCACCCGACCTACGGCATCCAGTTCCACCCGGAATCGGTCCTGACCGAGGGCGGCCACGCCCTGTTCGCCAATTTCCTGGGACTGGCCCGCGCGTGGCGGCAGAGACCGGAGGGGCGCCGCGATGCTGTGGCGTGA